AAGCGCTACCCCAACGCGAGCGTCTTCCAGGAAGTCGTCAAGCCCGAGCGCCTCGTCTTCCGGCACGGCGGCGGGAAGAAGGGCGAGTCCGCGAACTTTGACGCCTGCTGGACCTTCGAGGACCTCGGCGGGCGCACGCGCGTGACGATCCGGATGATCTGCGCCACAAAGGAAGAGCGCGACCTGATCGTGAAGACCTACGGCGCGATCGAAGGCGGCAAGCAGTGCCTGTGCAACTTCGCCAAATTCGTCGCGAAGCTTCAGGCCGAAGGAAGCCGCTGACCGTTGGCTTGGGCGGTGCGCCATGCCCGGAAACCCGTGGGCATGGTGCGGCCGAGCGCACAGGTGCACTTCCCTTTTGGGCTCGGCTGTTTTGTTGATGGCTCCTGGGCTTTTCAGGCCAAATTCCAAACAATCTTTACGCCTTATGTTAATTAATCGCCGAGAGCATTGCACTCGTGCAGATGTCAGGAACACCAATCACCAAATAGAGTTGCATCTGGCAATATTCCAAGGAGGAAAGCCGGG
This region of Chrysiogenia bacterium genomic DNA includes:
- a CDS encoding SRPBCC family protein; its protein translation is MDVNDSVEIKASDREIVIMREFDAPRELLWEAWTNPKLVAQWWGPDGFTTEIETMDVRVGGVWRLTMIGPDGKRYPNASVFQEVVKPERLVFRHGGGKKGESANFDACWTFEDLGGRTRVTIRMICATKEERDLIVKTYGAIEGGKQCLCNFAKFVAKLQAEGSR